In one window of Paenibacillus thermoaerophilus DNA:
- the nusG gene encoding transcription termination/antitermination protein NusG has translation MEKRWYVVHTYSGYENKVKANLEKRVESMNMQDKIFRVLVPMEEEVVNKDGKKKTVMRKVYPGYVLVEMIQTDDSWYVVRNTPGVTGFVGSTGSGSKPTPLLPEEVDQILKHMGIEDPKPKIDFELKESVRVMTGPFANFVGTIEEIIADKHKLKVHVNMFGRETPLELEVNQVEKI, from the coding sequence ATGGAGAAAAGATGGTACGTCGTTCATACTTACTCGGGGTACGAAAACAAGGTCAAGGCGAACTTGGAGAAACGCGTCGAGTCGATGAACATGCAGGACAAGATCTTCCGCGTGCTGGTGCCGATGGAAGAAGAGGTTGTCAACAAAGACGGCAAGAAAAAAACCGTCATGCGCAAGGTGTATCCGGGTTACGTGCTGGTCGAAATGATCCAGACGGACGATTCGTGGTACGTCGTTCGCAACACGCCGGGCGTCACCGGGTTTGTCGGTTCTACGGGTTCCGGTTCCAAGCCGACCCCCTTGCTTCCTGAGGAAGTGGACCAAATTCTCAAGCACATGGGTATCGAGGATCCGAAGCCGAAGATCGACTTCGAGCTGAAGGAATCGGTACGCGTCATGACCGGGCCGTTCGCGAACTTCGTCGGCACGATCGAAGAAATTATCGCGGACAAACACAAGCTTAAGGTTCATGTGAACATGTTCGGCAGGGAAACCCCGCTTGAATTGGAAGTCAATCAAGTGGAAAAAATATAA
- the secE gene encoding preprotein translocase subunit SecE translates to MAFLASVKRGFGSAFSFVSESIGELKKVKWPTRKELVSYTTVVLVSVAFVTVYFWGLDSIISWLLRLAFE, encoded by the coding sequence GTGGCATTTCTGGCAAGCGTGAAACGGGGATTCGGATCGGCGTTTTCGTTCGTGTCCGAAAGCATCGGTGAACTGAAGAAGGTCAAGTGGCCGACCCGCAAGGAATTGGTGAGTTACACGACTGTCGTATTGGTTTCCGTCGCGTTCGTCACCGTTTACTTCTGGGGGCTGGACTCGATCATCTCTTGGTTGCTGCGTTTGGCGTTCGAATGA
- the sigH gene encoding RNA polymerase sporulation sigma factor SigH: MSVDLNELRKHDYDLKTDEELVDFVRDGDGLALEYLINKYRNFVRAKARSYFLIGADREDIVQEGMIGLYKCIRDFKGDKLASFKAFAELCITRQIITAIKTATRQKHIPLNSYVSLDKPIYDEDSDRTLLDVICGTRVSDPEEMIINQEEFSGLEDKMGELLSDLERKVLMLYLDGRSYQEIAVDLDRHVKSIDNALQRVKRKLEKYLEVRE, encoded by the coding sequence GTGAGCGTGGACCTCAATGAGCTGAGAAAGCACGACTATGACCTCAAGACCGATGAAGAACTCGTCGATTTCGTCCGGGACGGCGACGGCTTGGCGTTAGAATACCTGATCAACAAGTATCGCAATTTCGTCCGGGCCAAGGCCAGATCGTATTTTCTCATCGGTGCGGATCGCGAGGACATCGTGCAGGAAGGCATGATCGGACTCTACAAGTGCATTCGCGACTTCAAGGGAGACAAGTTGGCCTCGTTTAAGGCATTCGCCGAACTATGCATTACCCGTCAGATTATTACCGCGATCAAAACGGCCACCCGACAGAAGCACATCCCGCTGAATTCGTATGTGTCGTTGGACAAGCCGATCTATGACGAAGATTCCGATCGAACCCTTCTGGATGTCATTTGCGGAACGCGAGTCAGCGATCCTGAGGAAATGATCATCAACCAGGAAGAATTCAGCGGACTCGAAGACAAGATGGGCGAACTGCTCAGCGACCTGGAGCGCAAGGTGTTGATGCTGTATCTTGACGGACGATCCTATCAGGAAATTGCGGTGGATCTGGATCGTCATGTCAAGTCGATCGACAACGCGCTGCAGCGGGTTAAACGCAAGCTGGAAAAATATTTGGAAGTTCGGGAATGA
- a CDS encoding NYN domain-containing protein, translating into MKEYLIVDGYNMIGAWPELQRLKDVSLEEARDRLIGMLADYQGYSGMKVTVVFDAHYVPGRGGQYRQHRVEVLYTREKETADEVIERLVRNLKGLRRHVYVATSDMTEQHVTFGLGALRLPAGELLTKIRLARQELARRIEEERNRPGANRLDGRLAEDIREKLERWRRGGQP; encoded by the coding sequence ATGAAGGAGTACCTCATCGTCGACGGCTACAACATGATCGGCGCTTGGCCGGAGCTGCAGCGGTTGAAGGACGTCAGCCTGGAGGAGGCACGCGACCGGTTGATCGGAATGCTCGCCGATTACCAGGGATATTCCGGGATGAAGGTCACGGTCGTGTTCGACGCGCACTACGTGCCCGGCCGGGGAGGTCAGTACCGGCAGCACCGCGTCGAGGTGCTGTACACCCGGGAGAAGGAGACGGCGGACGAAGTGATCGAACGGCTGGTCCGGAACCTCAAGGGGCTGCGGAGGCACGTCTATGTGGCGACTTCCGACATGACGGAGCAGCACGTGACCTTCGGGCTCGGCGCGCTGCGGCTGCCGGCGGGGGAGCTTCTGACGAAAATACGGCTGGCGAGGCAGGAACTTGCCCGCAGGATCGAGGAGGAGCGGAATCGGCCGGGCGCGAATCGGCTGGACGGGCGGCTTGCGGAGGACATCCGGGAAAAGCTCGAGAGGTGGCGAAGGGGCGGACAGCCTTGA
- the rlmB gene encoding 23S rRNA (guanosine(2251)-2'-O)-methyltransferase RlmB, whose product MTQHEQEYIGGRHAVTEALRSGRSIHKLFVAEGARESSLQALLAEARKQGVLVQQADKRKLDQLVPGVQHQGVVAQAAAYRYFELDELLDRARESGRPPLLVVLDEIEDPHNLGSILRTADAAGAHGVIVPKRRSAGLTQTVAKVSAGAVEYMPVARVANLSQTIKRLKEEGYWVAGSDLSARQEAYDADFTVPLAIVIGNENAGIGRLVRESCDYLVKLPMMGRIQSLNASVAAGILLYEVVRQRRAASRA is encoded by the coding sequence GTGACTCAACACGAACAAGAATATATCGGCGGCCGCCACGCCGTGACGGAAGCGCTGCGGTCGGGGAGGTCGATCCATAAGCTGTTTGTCGCGGAAGGGGCCAGGGAGAGCTCGCTGCAGGCGCTGCTCGCCGAGGCGCGGAAGCAGGGCGTGCTGGTGCAGCAGGCCGACAAGCGCAAGCTGGATCAACTGGTGCCGGGGGTTCAGCACCAGGGCGTCGTCGCGCAGGCGGCCGCCTACCGTTATTTCGAATTGGACGAGCTGTTGGACCGGGCCCGCGAGTCCGGCCGGCCGCCGCTGCTCGTCGTCCTGGACGAGATCGAGGACCCGCATAATCTCGGGTCGATCCTGCGTACCGCGGACGCGGCGGGCGCTCACGGCGTGATCGTGCCGAAGCGGCGTTCCGCGGGACTGACCCAGACGGTCGCCAAAGTATCGGCGGGAGCGGTCGAATACATGCCGGTCGCCCGGGTGGCCAATCTCTCCCAGACGATCAAGCGGCTGAAGGAAGAAGGTTATTGGGTGGCCGGTTCCGACCTGTCCGCGCGGCAAGAAGCGTATGACGCGGACTTTACGGTCCCGCTGGCGATCGTCATCGGCAACGAAAACGCGGGAATCGGGCGGCTGGTAAGAGAATCGTGCGACTACCTCGTCAAGCTCCCGATGATGGGCCGGATTCAATCCCTCAACGCTTCGGTCGCCGCAGGAATTTTGCTGTACGAGGTCGTCCGCCAGAGGCGCGCGGCTTCCCGGGCGTAA